In Desulfobacter hydrogenophilus, the genomic stretch ACGGGAACATTCCCGAAGAATCCGCCTATATCATTAAACGAACCATGACCCAGCCATGGAGCATTCTGGCATGGACCGTATTTATCGGCTGTTTTATCCTGCCGTTTATCATCCTTTTGAGCAGAAAAATAAAGCAGTCTCCCAAATGCATGATCGTTGTCAGCTCATGTGTCCTGGCAGGACTCTGGATCGAGCATTTTCTTCTTTTGGGGCCCAGTTTTCTTGCCCACGATCCGGCGGTATTTCCCATTGGCATCGGTGAGATCATCATTACCCTTGGATTTTTAAGTCTCTTTAGTCTTTCCATTTTAGCCTATTTCAAAGAATTACCTGAAGCATTGAAAACCGACTCAGGGGAGGTGGCTTAATGGAAATAATACTGGTATCCCTGACACTCTTAACGCTAATCATTTTAGTTGTTCTGGTGGGAACAAAAGGCAAACCCCTGACTCTTGTCTCCCAGTTTCATTCTTTTTCAGCCCAGGTAAAAAAAAATAAAATCCAATTGCTTGTCTTAAGTGCCTTGATTATCCTGGTTGTTCTATTTGCCTATGTCTACTATATCATGCCCCATGTGAATGCAGGGCCGGTTCAGCCCATCGCTTTCAGCCACAGGCTCCATGCAGGCAACAAAAAAATTGACTGCCGTTTCTGTCATTCATATGTGGACAGGTCCGTCCATCCCGGAATTCCGCCGGTGGAAAAATGTCTTTACTGTCACAACTTTATTATTCCCAATCACCCGGAAATCAGAAAAGAACACAATTACTTTGATACCCAGACGCCCACACCGTGGAAAAAGGTTTTTTATGTGCCCGAACATGTCATGTTCAACCATGAACGCCACATAAAAAAACAGTTTGAGTGTGAAGCCTGTCACGGGGACGTTGAAGGAACTGACAGGCTTAAGCGTCACGAATTTAAAATGGGGTTTTGTGTCCAATGTCACAGGAAAGAAGAAGCTAACTTAGACTGCTGGCTTTCCTGTCACAACTAATATAGGAGTGTTTGTTTTGCCTGAGAAACCAACCCAACCCGATACTGCGACCTACATGACAGCCAAGGGGTTTTGCCTGACCTCCGCTGTCTGGATGATGGTGGCCACGCTGGCAGGATTTATTGCGGCCATAGAGCTTGTGGCCCCTGATTTAACCGGCAACATTGCTTGGCTCCTCTTTTCAAGACTTCGTCCCATGCATGTGAACCTGGTATTGTTCGGGTTTGTTACCCCGGGCCTTCTGGGCAGTTCATTTTATCTGGTTCCCCGGTTGCTGCGCACCGAGCTTTACAGTGAACGGCTGGGCGTATTTACGGTTGTCCTGTGGAATATTGCCCTGGTCGCCCTGGTGGTCAGTCTTGCCGCAGGCTTTACCCAGGGCCGGGAATACGCTGAAATGATCTGGCCCATTGATGTTGGTATTGTCATCGCCTTCTGCCTTATTTTTTTAAATTTGATGATGACGGTAAAAAACAGGCAGGAAAAAATCCTGTATGTATCTGTCTGGTATGTGCTGGCAGGCATCCTTCTGACCACCTGTACCTACTGCCTGGGCAACGTTATCTGGCAGCCGGACTCCGGCGCCCTGGTCGGCATTCCCGATGCCATTCTTCTCTGGTTTTACGGACACAATGTGTTTGGACTTTTGTTGACGCCTTTGGCTGCGGCCGTTGTTTATTACATTATTCCCCAGGTCTGCCGGACACCGTTGTACAGTCATACGCTGTCCCTCCTGGGATTCTGGGCATTGATTGTCATTTATACCCATATCGGAACCCATCACCTGCTGCAGGTGCCGGTTCCCACCTGGCTTAAAGTGGTCGCCATTGTTGACAGTATTGCCATGGTGATTCCGGTGATGGCCTTTCTCATCAATATCTGGTACACGGCCAGGGGAAAGCTTGGATTGATCAGTGAAGACATCGGTGGAAAATTTGTTTTTACCGGGACCATCATGTATTTTATCGTCAGTATCCGGGGATCAATGATGGCACTGCCCGATGTCCAGCGAGTGACCCATTTCAGCCACTGGGTTGTAGGCCACGCCCATGTCGGCGTTCTCGGATTTGCCGGAATGATTGCTCTGGGAGGTATGTATTTTACCCTCCCGAGAATAACGGGTAAACCGCTCTTCAGTCCATTTCTGGCCAATTTCCAATACTGGATGGTATTGATCGGCGTGGTCGGATTTACCATCGTGTTAACCATTTCCGGACTCATTCAGGGCAATGCCTGGCTGAACGGAGAAACCGTGTACCGGGTACTCCCCGAAATCCACATATACAATATTGTCCGGGCGTCCCTGGGTCTGTTAATTTTTCTGTCCGCCCTGTCAGGGTTTTATAATATTTTCAGATCACTCTTTTCAACTGCCGGAGAAACATCATGAAAATGACACCTGCGGCCATCGTCTTCGGCAGCCTTCTTATCCTTATTGCAGTGGTATCGGTGGTCATTATTCTTCCCTATGCCGACACAAGCAAAACCATTCCTTCGGACCTGTTCAGAACCCGGACGGCCATGGAAGAACAAGGACGGGCTCTTTATATCAGTAACGGATGCGTTTACTGCCATACCCAGTCGATCCGATCGGTGGACTGGGGACTGGGGGCAGAAAGGCTGGCCCAGGCCGGGGATTATCTAAAGGATTATCCCATTCTCCTGGGCTCCCAGAGGACAGGCCCGGACCTGTCCCAGGAAGGCGGAGAGCATCCGGATGACTGGCATCAGGCTCATTTTACAAACCCCAGATATACACGACCCCTGTCCGTCATGCCGCCATTTGAATTTTTGAAACAGGACAATCTGGACATATTGATCCGGTATACCCAGAGCCTGGGGCTCAAGAATGCAGACCTGCGAATGGAGAGACAAACCCTCTGGAAAAAAAGATCCGTTGAGGCATATACCGCGGGTGTAAATGAAAACGTTGCATGGCTTCATGAAAATGTCCCCAAGGGCTGGCGGGAAATCCCCACACCCTATGCGGCATCCGAGGCGAGCCTTGCAAGGGGGGAAAAAATCTACCAGGATTTCTGTTTTGGCTGCCACGGACCTGTGGGAGACGGCATGGGTCCGGCCCAGCCCTATCTGAATCCACCACCGTTGAACTTTACCATCCTCAAAGGCCGGGGGATCAGTGGGGGAATTATCTACTATCAGATCATGAACGGCATTACCGGAACGGCCATGCCTTACTTTAAACGGGAACTGGAATCAGAAAAAATATGGGATGTGGGAAACTATATTGCCAAATATTTTATTAATGAGATCGATGCAAATAAAGAACCCAAAGGTATTGATGCCGCATATGAATAACCCATTTAGATATCTCCGGGAGCGCGGGCGTCCCGCCTGCATCTTTACGATACTTGCGGACATGCAGGCGAGACGCCCGCGCTCCCAGGTTAAATTATTTCGGACTGATTCCTAAGGGGGGGGGGTAGAAAGATGTATTATCCATTTTTTCTGGCATATATCCTGACCGGACTTTTTATCGGCGTTGCCGTGTTTGTATGGGCACTGAAAACCGGACAATTCGCCGACCAGCAGCGGGCAAGATTTTTGGCCATGGAGGAGACCACACATCAGACCGTGCCGTCAGCAAAGGCCGGACGTGATATCTATTGTCTCTTTTTCCTGGCCCTTGCAGCCATTGGGGCAAGCTTTGCCCTGGTGGGCTATGCCCTTTTTTTCCGATAGGCAATGGTTTTTCCGGGAGACGGATGCAAACCCGAAACAGAGGCCAAAAACTAAGGATGACAAATGAGATTTTTCGAACTTTTAAACACCCAGCATGTGCTTGCCTTGATCATTCTGACCCTTATTTTCGCAATCCTGTTTGGCGTGACCCTGTCGGTTCTTCCCATGCTCGGCTCGAAAGCCAGGGTCTCCAAAATTAAAGCCGTCCAGCACTTTGTCGACGGCATACAAAAGGCAGACGGGCCGTTTCCCATGATCATCGCCCTCATCGTTGGCGGTACGGTTCTATGGGCGATTTATTATATTCTGTATTACGGCCTTTCGGAGGTAATATTATAATCTTATGAACACACTCGAAACCAAAAATAAAGAAACCCTTTCACGCACCTGTCTGTGGATCATAGTCATGGTTGCCATCATTCTCGGTGTTGGATATTTCTCTTTTGTGGTCGTGGCGGACAAAGGCGTGCCGACCTGGGACTACCGCCCAGTGAAAAGCCTGCCTTCGGAATCTCCCTATGCGGTATACCCGAAAAATCCCCAGGGCCAGCATGTCAGCGGCAAGGAGGGCAAATAGATGAAAAAGGTGCTGGTTATTGCAATCTTTGTGTCGCTGGTTTTAACAGGGGTCTATACGGTCATTACCCTGTATGATTCAAATTTAAAAGCCGGAAGAATGTATCAAACCCCGGTGGTTCGGCCCCATGAAGAACCGGAGCTTATAATGGACAAACGAACCATTGCCGACAAAAAAAGTGAGGCCCTGATCAGGGAATTGCTGAAAACAGGTTTTACCTTAAAACCGGCTGGGCCGGCTCAAGAGATGCTGGCCAAAGGTGAAAAGGATTACCAGGCATTCTGTTCCCATTGTCACGGTCCCAAAATGGACGGGCTTGGCACCGTGGGACAAAGTTTTTTTCCCCTGCCCACGGACCTGACCGGTGAGAAAGCCGTTGCCATGAGTGATGGGGAATTATTTGCCTTTATCAGCTATGGCAGCAAAAAAGCACCTGCCCTGGCAAGTTCCATGTCTGTTGAAAGCCGGGAAGCGGTTATCCGGTATATCCGGCACATACAGAAAATGGGCCACGGATCATCCTAATCCCTTACCAATGAAAACAATAGTCCCGTGCACGCTTTGCGGCCTGAATGTTAAGGTTTCTAAAGCGACGTCAAAAGACATCTTCTGCTGCCAGGGATGCAAAATGGTCCATACCATGCTCATGGAATCAGAGCAGTACAAAGATACAAAAGATTTCAAGGAGACCGACCTTTACAAACAATGTGTTGCCGCAGGTATTGTCCCGGACACATCTTTAGAAACGTCGGCATCGTCGGAAAGAATCCCTGAAATACCTGCCGAAAATGTATCCGGGATGGATGAAGAGGTTCCCATTGATTCCGAAAATTTTCTGACCCTTAATCTCCAGATTCAAAATATGTGGTGTCCGGCCTGTGCGTGGATAATTGAAAATACGCTCACCCGGTCAAAGGGCGTGATAACCGCCTCTTGCAATTTTTCCAGCGACCGGGGAAGCGTGATGTATGATCCCGTAAAAACCTCTCCTGAAAAAATTTATACCGCCATTGAAAAACTGGGTTACCCTTCTACTGATATTGATCAGAAATCCCCAAAAAGCAGAAAAGAATTTATCCGTATTTGCGTGACCCTGTTTTTAACCATGAATGTCATGATGCTCAGCTGGGCCATCTATTCCGGATTCTTCATTGAGCTATCGCCCCACTCCGTTCAGCTGCTGGCCTGGCCGGTATGCATCATGGCCACCATTGTTGTGTTTTACGGCGGATACCCCATACACAAACGGGCCCTTGTGGGTATCACATCCGGATGGCCCGGAATGGAAACGTTGGTATCCACCGGTTCATTCTCAACCTATACGTACAGCCTGTTTCATTTTTACCGGGGAAGCATCCATCTCTATTTTGATGCCGCATCCATGCTGATCCTGCTCATACTGACGGGAAAGATGCTCGAACAGTCCGCAAAAAACAAAATTGCTGAAGGCCTGTGGAAATTTTTTTCCCTGGTTCCCCAGAAAGTCAGAATCTGTGCAGCGCAATTTCCCAAGGGACGGTATGTTTCCATAAAACAATTGGCCGAGGGGGACTCGTTCCTGGCGGAAGAAGGAGAAATTTTGGCTGCAGACGGCATTGTCACCCAGGGTGCTGCCGTCATTGACGAGTCATCCATCACAGGGGAGGCAAAACCTGTCAATGTCCGGTTGCAGGACACGGTCAAAAGCGGTACCCGGATTGTTTCCGGCAAGATTCAGGTAAAAGCCGTGAAAGTGGGTGATAATTCAATTCTCGGCAGAATGCTTGCCATCATGGAAAACAGTCTTTCAGAACAAACCGCCCAGACCCAGCGGTTTGAGAACATCTTAAAATTTTTTGTCCCATCGGTTATCGGATTTTCCGTGGTGACCTATTTCTTCTGGATGTTATACGGACTGACTTCCTACGATGCCTTTAATCGGGGGATATCCGTCATGGTCATTTCCTGCCCCTGCGCCCTTGGCATTGCCATTCCCCTTGCCCTTGTGGCCGGCGTGTCTGCCGCCGGGAAAAAAGGTATCCTGGTAAGGGATTTTGAAGCAT encodes the following:
- the ccoS gene encoding cbb3-type cytochrome oxidase assembly protein CcoS, yielding MYYPFFLAYILTGLFIGVAVFVWALKTGQFADQQRARFLAMEETTHQTVPSAKAGRDIYCLFFLALAAIGASFALVGYALFFR
- a CDS encoding heavy metal translocating P-type ATPase, translating into MVHTMLMESEQYKDTKDFKETDLYKQCVAAGIVPDTSLETSASSERIPEIPAENVSGMDEEVPIDSENFLTLNLQIQNMWCPACAWIIENTLTRSKGVITASCNFSSDRGSVMYDPVKTSPEKIYTAIEKLGYPSTDIDQKSPKSRKEFIRICVTLFLTMNVMMLSWAIYSGFFIELSPHSVQLLAWPVCIMATIVVFYGGYPIHKRALVGITSGWPGMETLVSTGSFSTYTYSLFHFYRGSIHLYFDAASMLILLILTGKMLEQSAKNKIAEGLWKFFSLVPQKVRICAAQFPKGRYVSIKQLAEGDSFLAEEGEILAADGIVTQGAAVIDESSITGEAKPVNVRLQDTVKSGTRIVSGKIQVKAVKVGDNSILGRMLAIMENSLSEQTAQTQRFENILKFFVPSVIGFSVVTYFFWMLYGLTSYDAFNRGISVMVISCPCALGIAIPLALVAGVSAAGKKGILVRDFEAFERVDGLDTIVFDKTGTLTTGQLKVLGMDTANDFSEQKAWQIIHAMEQGSDHYIAHTISTYGMSRKIPPLELEDVVYHANGISCRFQDETYCFGSMDFMNKSLPEGPSFVSFSRQGAQVISTVFLSANDKIVAAVHLGDSMKIGVKTLVSDLDKMGLTCFLISGDAEKSTLAAGSFVQIPAEHTHGGLLPHEKAEFIKNLKQSGKKVAMVGDGVNDAPAMGQSDIAMAVHSGLNPAEGVAAITLMQETPVQLIDFISLAIRVNRKVKQNLVFALIYNIISIPVAAAGFLNPIIAAIAMLFSSLSVTCNTLLLVKRESRNKPQPHT
- a CDS encoding cbb3-type cytochrome c oxidase subunit II, coding for MKMTPAAIVFGSLLILIAVVSVVIILPYADTSKTIPSDLFRTRTAMEEQGRALYISNGCVYCHTQSIRSVDWGLGAERLAQAGDYLKDYPILLGSQRTGPDLSQEGGEHPDDWHQAHFTNPRYTRPLSVMPPFEFLKQDNLDILIRYTQSLGLKNADLRMERQTLWKKRSVEAYTAGVNENVAWLHENVPKGWREIPTPYAASEASLARGEKIYQDFCFGCHGPVGDGMGPAQPYLNPPPLNFTILKGRGISGGIIYYQIMNGITGTAMPYFKRELESEKIWDVGNYIAKYFINEIDANKEPKGIDAAYE
- a CDS encoding cbb3-type cytochrome c oxidase subunit I is translated as MFVLPEKPTQPDTATYMTAKGFCLTSAVWMMVATLAGFIAAIELVAPDLTGNIAWLLFSRLRPMHVNLVLFGFVTPGLLGSSFYLVPRLLRTELYSERLGVFTVVLWNIALVALVVSLAAGFTQGREYAEMIWPIDVGIVIAFCLIFLNLMMTVKNRQEKILYVSVWYVLAGILLTTCTYCLGNVIWQPDSGALVGIPDAILLWFYGHNVFGLLLTPLAAAVVYYIIPQVCRTPLYSHTLSLLGFWALIVIYTHIGTHHLLQVPVPTWLKVVAIVDSIAMVIPVMAFLINIWYTARGKLGLISEDIGGKFVFTGTIMYFIVSIRGSMMALPDVQRVTHFSHWVVGHAHVGVLGFAGMIALGGMYFTLPRITGKPLFSPFLANFQYWMVLIGVVGFTIVLTISGLIQGNAWLNGETVYRVLPEIHIYNIVRASLGLLIFLSALSGFYNIFRSLFSTAGETS
- a CDS encoding c-type cytochrome, giving the protein MKKVLVIAIFVSLVLTGVYTVITLYDSNLKAGRMYQTPVVRPHEEPELIMDKRTIADKKSEALIRELLKTGFTLKPAGPAQEMLAKGEKDYQAFCSHCHGPKMDGLGTVGQSFFPLPTDLTGEKAVAMSDGELFAFISYGSKKAPALASSMSVESREAVIRYIRHIQKMGHGSS
- a CDS encoding cytochrome c3 family protein translates to MEIILVSLTLLTLIILVVLVGTKGKPLTLVSQFHSFSAQVKKNKIQLLVLSALIILVVLFAYVYYIMPHVNAGPVQPIAFSHRLHAGNKKIDCRFCHSYVDRSVHPGIPPVEKCLYCHNFIIPNHPEIRKEHNYFDTQTPTPWKKVFYVPEHVMFNHERHIKKQFECEACHGDVEGTDRLKRHEFKMGFCVQCHRKEEANLDCWLSCHN